Genomic segment of Deltaproteobacteria bacterium:
GTAAAAGATCGCTTGCGCGAACTTGAACACCAAATAGATAAGGAGCGTCAGAAACTACCATGAAATTAGCAGTAGGTATTGATTTGGGTGGTACCACAGCAAGGGCTGCATTGGTTGATGAAAACGGTAATATTATTAAGGATGCTCGGGCTTTATTATCAGATTACACACCAGCGGCAGTAATCACTCAACTTATTGGATTAATAAAAGGGCTGGATAGCAAGGGTCTGTCTTATCCGGCAGCTATGGGTATTGCCGCACAGTTATGGGTTAAAACCGGCATTGTGGCAGTATCTCCCAACCTAGGTTGGAAAGATGTTGCTTTTGGTGACATGCTGAAAGAGGCATTTGGACAACAAATTAGGTTAGTTAATGATCTTGATGCGATAACGGTGGGCGAAGCGCGCTGTGGTGCTGGTCGTGGTGAGCAAGATGTGCTTTGTATGTTTTTAGGTACCGGCGTAGGTATGGGGGCAATATGCCAAGGTTTGTTACTTGAAGGTGCCGATGGGTTAGCAACCGAACTCGGGCATATTAAAGTTGCCTCCCCAAAAACCGGACGCGCATGCGGTTGTGGTGAACGTGGATGTGTTGAAGCTTATAGTTCTGGTCGTCATTTACCAGAGCTCTTAGCCGAAAAGGTGAAAAGTGGGTTGTTGAGCCCATTATTTGACTCGGTGGCAGGTGATTTAAGTAAATTAAATGCAGTCAATATTGAAGCTGCCTGTATATATGGTGATAAAGCTGCTGATGCTCTGTGGAATGATATTGCTGAAAAACTCGGTTTAGCGACGGCAAATGCAATTACTATACTTAATCCGCGCGTGGCAATTTTAGGTGGTGGTGTATTAGTATTAGCACCAACTTTACGCCAACGTATAGTACAAGTTATTAAAGATAATACTGCACGTCCGGCACTATCCAAGCTTGAAATTCGTGATACTGAATTAGGTGATAAAGCTGGGCTGGTTGGCGCGGGGTTGTTAGCACAACCAAGCAATTAAGGGTAAGTAGTGCTATCTTTATTTCATCTAGGAGTTATACACAATGCGTAATTTTTTTTATGGAGTTCTTGCGCTTTTTATTATGGCCATTATGACCACTTTACCAGTCGTAGCTGCAACAAATCCTAGAGTAGCAATTGAAACTACCAAAGGCACGATTATTATTGAATTGTTTGCTGATAAGGCTCCTATTAGTGTTAAAAATTTTCTCGATTATGTTGATGCTAAATTTTATAATGGCACGATTTTTCATCGTGTGATTCCTGGGTTTATGGTGCAAGGCGGTGGTTTTACGAAAGATTTTGCAAAAAAACCTACGCGTGAGCCAATAAAAAATGAAGCTAAAAATGGTGTTGCAAATAAACGTGGTACACTAGCCATGGCACGTACAGCTATTGTTGATTCAGCCACCGCACAGTTTTTTATTAATGTTGCGGATAATGAATTTTTAAATCATCAAAATGATTCACAATATGGTTATGCCGTGTTCGGCCAAGTAATTGATGGTATGCGCATAGTTGATGCTATTGTTGCTTCAGAATGTATTTGCCCTTCAAGATCGCAGGAGCAATGTACTGCTAATATTCCTCCCGGCATGCGTGATGTGCCCA
This window contains:
- a CDS encoding ROK family protein; the protein is MKLAVGIDLGGTTARAALVDENGNIIKDARALLSDYTPAAVITQLIGLIKGLDSKGLSYPAAMGIAAQLWVKTGIVAVSPNLGWKDVAFGDMLKEAFGQQIRLVNDLDAITVGEARCGAGRGEQDVLCMFLGTGVGMGAICQGLLLEGADGLATELGHIKVASPKTGRACGCGERGCVEAYSSGRHLPELLAEKVKSGLLSPLFDSVAGDLSKLNAVNIEAACIYGDKAADALWNDIAEKLGLATANAITILNPRVAILGGGVLVLAPTLRQRIVQVIKDNTARPALSKLEIRDTELGDKAGLVGAGLLAQPSN
- a CDS encoding peptidylprolyl isomerase; translated protein: MAIMTTLPVVAATNPRVAIETTKGTIIIELFADKAPISVKNFLDYVDAKFYNGTIFHRVIPGFMVQGGGFTKDFAKKPTREPIKNEAKNGVANKRGTLAMARTAIVDSATAQFFINVADNEFLNHQNDSQYGYAVFGQVIDGMRIVDAIVASECICPSRSQEQCTANIPPGMRDVPKEAIIIIKASRVN